In Nitrosophilus alvini, the following are encoded in one genomic region:
- a CDS encoding class I SAM-dependent DNA methyltransferase gives MSNLFDEAAKEWDNNPKRQAIAKAVAESIKKVVKLPKEIDVLDFGCGTGLLSFLLANEVKSITGIDTSQKMLEAFSQKSLKYPNAKALFMDIEQKLPKQNFDLIVSSMTLHHIKEPENLFKRLKNILKPGGLLCIADLEKEDGTFHDNGNEGVWHFGFEKKEIEKYLNKSALSLVYYDTIHIVKKTKEYPIFLMCAKRF, from the coding sequence GTGAGTAATCTATTTGACGAAGCCGCAAAAGAGTGGGACAATAACCCCAAACGTCAGGCTATAGCAAAAGCTGTTGCAGAGTCTATAAAAAAGGTTGTTAAGCTTCCCAAAGAGATTGACGTGCTTGATTTTGGCTGCGGAACCGGACTGCTCTCTTTTCTATTGGCAAACGAGGTAAAATCTATAACAGGAATAGACACTTCACAAAAGATGCTAGAAGCATTTTCGCAAAAATCATTAAAATATCCCAATGCTAAAGCACTCTTTATGGATATAGAACAAAAACTTCCTAAACAGAATTTTGACCTTATCGTAAGTTCAATGACTCTTCATCATATTAAAGAACCTGAAAATCTCTTCAAAAGACTGAAAAATATTTTAAAACCAGGCGGACTCTTATGTATAGCCGATCTTGAAAAAGAGGACGGCACTTTTCATGACAACGGCAATGAAGGAGTGTGGCACTTCGGCTTCGAAAAAAAAGAAATTGAAAAATATCTGAACAAAAGTGCACTCTCATTGGTCTATTATGATACGATACATATCGTAAAAAAAACAAAAGAGTATCCTATATTTTTAATGTGTGCAAAACGGTTCTAA